The sequence AGGGCAAGTTGGCGAAAGGCACAATTGACGATCAGCTTGAAGGCGATGCCTACCTCGGCTCGCGGCTGATCCGGTCATACGCCAGAGACTGGATGGGCGGCGCCGGGCGGTTTGCCGCCCTGTGCCTGCCCTACCTGCTCGAAAACGAAGGCCAGGAGATTCAACAAATTTTGCGCGGCTGGCGCGACATGGAAGGGTCGGGCCAGGGCGGCGCGCCCGGCGGCCTGACCGAAATCGAAGACGACGAGCTGGAGGGCGCGATTCATCCGGCGCTGGATGACGAGTTGACGGGACTCGAAGGAGATGACATCAGGGGCGAAAAGAAAAACGGGACACGGCCAGGCGGCGACGCCCCCGGCGGCAGCCGTGGTCAGTATCGTGAACCGTTCGAGTACGGTCAAATCCTGAAAGCATTGGGCCTCAATCTCAGCGATCACGAGATCGCGATTCGCTATTATAAAGAGCGGGCCACGCCGAATCTGATTCGCTTTCCGACGCGGATAAAACCTGAATCAACTGAACCCCTGCCTGAGGGCCTCGAGGCGTGGGACATCGGCTCGCCATTGGAAGCCGCCGACTGGTTGCAGAGCGTGATCGTCAGCCCGCGCGTTGTGCCCGGCATGACGACGGTGCAGAGAGTGTGGGGCACGACCGAAGGCTCACTGCCAGAAAAAGAGCCGCTGGACTTGGATTTGTACGTGGACTGCTCCGGCTCGATGCCCAACCCGCAAGTGAATGTGTCGTATCTCACGCTGGCCGGGGCCATCATCGCCCTTTCGGCTCTGCGTGTCGGGGCGCGGGTGCAGGCCACGCTGTGGAGCGGCGCGGGGCAGTTCGACACCACCGGCGGCTTCATCGCCGACGAGCGCAAGATTTTGGGAATCCTCACCGGCTACCTCGGCGGGGCAACGGCCTTCCCGATTCACGTTTTGCGTGAGACGTATCAAAACCGAAAGCCGGGTGACCGGCCCGTTCACATCCTGCACATCTCCGACGACGGCATCACGACGATGTTCGGCAAAGACGAGAAAGGCAACAGCGGCTGGGAGGTTTCGCAAATGGCGCTGACGAAGGCGCGCGGCGGCGGCTCGATGGTATTGAACCTGTGGCAAGACTGGCAGAAGAACGCCGACCTCTCTCGCGCCCACGACGAAGGCTGGCAGATTAGCGTGGTGCGAACGTGGGAAGAGTTAGTAGCGTTTGCGAAGGCGTTTAGCAAAGCCAAATATGGAGACGACGGACGATAGACGAAAGGCGAAAGCCACCTTCGTCATTCGTCATTTGTCATTTGCCATTGAACACCGAAGGCCCCTTGCTCGAAACCCTCACCCGCAGGCTCGCCGAGTGCCCCGCCGAATTTTTGGCCGAGCCGCGCCTGGGCAAGAGCGGCCAGGTGCACGTGGCGGCAGTGGTCTCCGACCTGTTGACAAGTCTGGGCGGCCCGCCGTTGAGCAAAGACGAAGCTGTTCTCTTTCAGCGAACGGATGCGAAGAAGCATCGCAATCATTACTCAGTTGTATTGATCGCCTGCTGGCTCTTACACGACGCCTGGTTTCGCGAACGAGGGCAATTCGCCGAAACCGCCCGGCAACTGCTCTTCACCGGACTCGACGAACTGGCCGGGCTGATCCGAGCGCCGCAACTCGTTTCCGATCCCGACCGACGCGAAGAGTTTAGCCGCCTCTGTTTGAGCGCCCTGAACCTGCGCCCGGCCGGAGAGACCGCCGCCCAAGCCCTCGACCGTCTCACCACCCTCAACACCGCCGAGCGCCAGCGGGTCATCGCCGCCGCCCGCGCCGCCGAAGCGCGCGCCCAGGAAATCCGCGAAGCCATGGCCGGGAAGGCGGCGGAAGAAGCGGCGGATAAGTGGTCCAGAGAATAGGACACAGATAAACACATCTGTGTTTATCTGTGTTCATCTGTGTACCGGTAATTGATGGCCGACTTGCCTTTCACGGACGCCGAACGTTTTCCGCTCATCACCAATGATGGCCGCCGCCTGCTGAAGCGGCTGCGCGAACACCCACATGCGCCGCGTTATACGGCGGTTTGCGGCAACCGGTTGACCGTCGAGTATTTACGCCGCGTGCATGAATACGAAGCCGAGTTGAACTCTGCCCCAAAGGGCTGGCCGCCGGGCGGCTTCCCGGCCTGGCTCCCCGGCTTCGTCGAGATGTGCTTTCGCGATGTGCCGTTCTACCGGCGTTACGACGGGCAACCTGCTAACTTCCACGACATTCCCGCCACCAGCCGCGCCGACCTCAGCCGTGAGATTGGGTCGTTTGTGCCGGACACGGCTCCGTTGGATGATCTGATCATCTACGCCACATCCGGCACAACAGGCCACCCGCTCACTATTCCGTCACACCCGGTTGTGGGCGCGTGTTACACGCCTCTGCTCAAGGCGGCGCTGGCGACAAAGGGCATTGAGTTGACGAGCGGGCGCGGGCAAGTGTGTTGCGTCCTCGTCGGCTATCAGCGCCAGGCTTACACATATCCTTCGGTAACGCCGCACCAGGGTGAAGCCGGACACCTCAAACTCAACCTTCACCCCGACGATTGGCGCGACCCCGACGACCGTGCCCGTTTCCTCGACGACTGCAACCCGGAGCTTTACACCGGCGACCCCATCGCTTTCATGGAACTGATGAAGCTCCCCCTCAAGAGCCGGCCCAAAGCCATGATCTCAACGGCAATGATGCTCCTACCGGGCCTGCGCCAACAACTCGAGTCGCACTTCGGCTGTCCGGTGCTGGATGTATACTCGAT comes from Chloroflexota bacterium and encodes:
- a CDS encoding capsule biosynthesis protein CapK is translated as MADLPFTDAERFPLITNDGRRLLKRLREHPHAPRYTAVCGNRLTVEYLRRVHEYEAELNSAPKGWPPGGFPAWLPGFVEMCFRDVPFYRRYDGQPANFHDIPATSRADLSREIGSFVPDTAPLDDLIIYATSGTTGHPLTIPSHPVVGACYTPLLKAALATKGIELTSGRGQVCCVLVGYQRQAYTYPSVTPHQGEAGHLKLNLHPDDWRDPDDRARFLDDCNPELYTGDPIAFMELMKLPLKSRPKAMISTAMMLLPGLRQQLESHFGCPVLDVYSMNEAGPVAVLRDDVHVLLQHRLYVEILDSDGSPCPPGARGEVTLTGGLNFFLPLLRYRTNDYASLEWRDGQPVLVRLEGRPPVLYRGANGQLVNNLDVTGALKHLALPQFTLHQAADDSLHLKIRRSGADISQIHAALLALFSSNQRLTVEEVVSLGDKVIQYTSDHPTT
- a CDS encoding VWA domain-containing protein — translated: MPDLNDLQSAWAAKWPEALTLWSRFTRLSEPRWCFTPDDAKREGLTGSFAMIRFDDQAVVIGLHLIAEKKLEPFALEILAHEVGHHVYAPADLSDHGRMIARMRRALPTKEHLAAFISNLYTDLLINDRLQRGSNLRLAQVYETLGNNSTDKLWTFYMRVYEILWSLPKGKLAKGTIDDQLEGDAYLGSRLIRSYARDWMGGAGRFAALCLPYLLENEGQEIQQILRGWRDMEGSGQGGAPGGLTEIEDDELEGAIHPALDDELTGLEGDDIRGEKKNGTRPGGDAPGGSRGQYREPFEYGQILKALGLNLSDHEIAIRYYKERATPNLIRFPTRIKPESTEPLPEGLEAWDIGSPLEAADWLQSVIVSPRVVPGMTTVQRVWGTTEGSLPEKEPLDLDLYVDCSGSMPNPQVNVSYLTLAGAIIALSALRVGARVQATLWSGAGQFDTTGGFIADERKILGILTGYLGGATAFPIHVLRETYQNRKPGDRPVHILHISDDGITTMFGKDEKGNSGWEVSQMALTKARGGGSMVLNLWQDWQKNADLSRAHDEGWQISVVRTWEELVAFAKAFSKAKYGDDGR